A stretch of Bacillus pseudomycoides DNA encodes these proteins:
- a CDS encoding sensor histidine kinase KdpD, producing MKINIRLSLHFILSLFICLIFMGITLMITFELIFPLVGMTEKNNAYDVIVILIFICTLILGSIVYGWYIGKPLFIIISWISNLAKGHYDEKPTKTHHIYNKKSNTLKGPYRLYKDVILNIEHLASKLREIEIERNRLDNMKQEWIAGISHDLKTPLTYITGYSTLMLSREHQWSEEEKQKFLQEIKQKGAHMEELIADLNLSFRLNDSQIPLVEEQTNIVEFTRRIVADITNNPCSSQYHFHFHTDVTNIVIPIDTKLLYRSLQNLLMNCVLHNPIGTHIKTSIYLDENVQIIIEDNGIGMDEVTVRNIFKQYYRGTTTHVSSEGTGLGMTIAHKIISAHGGSIQVESKVNRGTSLYITLPIT from the coding sequence ATGAAAATCAACATACGTCTAAGCCTTCATTTCATCCTTAGCTTGTTTATTTGCCTCATATTTATGGGCATTACTTTAATGATAACATTTGAACTCATCTTCCCTCTCGTGGGAATGACGGAAAAAAATAATGCATATGATGTAATTGTAATACTTATATTCATATGTACTCTTATTTTAGGTAGTATTGTGTATGGATGGTATATTGGAAAACCATTATTTATTATCATTTCTTGGATTTCTAACTTAGCAAAAGGACATTATGATGAAAAACCCACAAAAACGCATCATATTTATAACAAAAAATCTAACACATTAAAGGGACCTTACCGTTTGTATAAAGATGTTATTTTAAATATTGAACATTTGGCAAGCAAATTAAGAGAAATTGAAATCGAAAGAAATCGCTTGGACAATATGAAGCAAGAATGGATAGCTGGAATCTCACATGACTTAAAAACACCACTTACTTACATTACTGGATATTCCACACTGATGTTATCCCGTGAACATCAGTGGAGTGAAGAGGAAAAACAAAAATTCCTACAAGAAATTAAGCAAAAAGGAGCACATATGGAGGAATTAATTGCAGACTTAAATCTGTCTTTTCGTCTTAACGACTCTCAAATACCGCTTGTCGAAGAACAAACAAATATTGTTGAATTTACAAGAAGAATCGTGGCAGATATTACAAACAATCCCTGTTCTTCACAGTATCATTTTCATTTCCACACCGATGTAACAAATATAGTAATTCCTATTGATACAAAATTATTATACCGATCCTTACAAAACTTACTCATGAACTGCGTTTTACATAACCCTATTGGAACACATATTAAAACATCTATTTATTTAGACGAGAATGTACAGATTATAATCGAAGATAATGGTATTGGTATGGATGAAGTGACTGTTCGAAACATATTTAAGCAATACTATCGAGGAACGACGACACATGTTTCTAGCGAAGGAACTGGTTTAGGAATGACCATTGCCCACAAAATCATTAGTGCACACGGTGGCTCGATTCAGGTAGAAAGTAAAGTGAACCGAGGAACTTCTCTTTATATTACACTTCCAATTACATAA
- a CDS encoding response regulator transcription factor, with protein sequence MRTENILLVDDEKGILDMLSITLKKENFTHITTAETGNEALDLIKSRVFNIIILDVMLPDIDGFELCRQIRNYTTTPILFITARSSDLDKLTGLGIGGDDYITKPFNPLEVVARINVQLRRQNMFQVENKEERSELHFHSFSIYPDEGLITVNEEPVHCTAKELELLTFLCTHPNRIFTAEQLYEYVWGTSSIGDDKTVVMHISKLRKKIEEDPKHPKFILNLRGIGYKFIPPNKEQTK encoded by the coding sequence ATGAGGACAGAAAACATTCTTTTAGTAGATGATGAAAAAGGAATATTGGACATGCTTTCAATTACACTGAAAAAGGAAAACTTCACCCATATTACAACAGCTGAAACTGGAAATGAAGCTTTAGATTTAATTAAATCTCGCGTATTCAATATTATTATACTAGACGTCATGCTTCCTGATATAGATGGCTTTGAGTTGTGTAGGCAAATACGTAATTATACGACCACCCCCATTCTATTCATTACAGCACGTTCCAGTGATTTAGATAAATTGACAGGTCTCGGAATCGGAGGAGATGATTACATTACAAAACCTTTCAATCCTCTAGAAGTTGTCGCAAGAATCAACGTACAACTCCGCAGACAAAATATGTTTCAAGTCGAAAACAAAGAAGAAAGATCTGAATTACATTTTCACTCATTTTCAATCTACCCAGATGAAGGTCTTATTACCGTCAATGAAGAACCTGTTCATTGTACAGCAAAGGAATTAGAATTACTGACGTTTTTGTGTACACATCCAAACCGGATTTTTACTGCCGAACAATTATATGAATATGTATGGGGAACCTCTTCTATCGGAGATGATAAAACAGTCGTAATGCACATTTCTAAATTACGAAAAAAAATAGAAGAAGACCCAAAGCACCCAAAATTCATTCTTAATTTAAGAGGGATTGGTTACAAATTTATACCACCAAATAAGGAGCAAACAAAATGA
- a CDS encoding aspartate kinase, translated as METIVQKFGGTSVGSIQRIQHVADLIIEEYERGHGVVTVVSAMGKSTDELVALATAITENPSKREMDMLLTTGEQVTISLLTMALQAKGYNAISLTGWQAGITTESVHSSARITDIHTERIQSYLQEGTIVIVAGFQGLSEENEITTLGRGGSDTTAVALAAALKAKKCDIYTDVTGVYTTDPRVVKDAYKLDEISYDEMLELANLGAGVLHPRAVEFAKNHNVVLEVRSSMEQENGTIVRGECNMEQQSIVKGIAFEDNITRVTIKGLEQGSLSTVFSTLATAHINVDIIIQSITNEGTVHLSFSIHSSDLKETLEVLEQNEETLHYESVEYENHLAKVSIVGSGMVSNPGVAADMFSTLKNENIHIKMVSTSEIKVSVVIDRLHLVDGVEALHQSFMAKIEPLVQMH; from the coding sequence ATGGAAACGATTGTTCAAAAATTCGGTGGTACTTCTGTCGGAAGTATCCAGCGCATTCAACATGTAGCAGATTTAATTATTGAAGAATATGAACGAGGACACGGCGTTGTTACAGTTGTCTCTGCAATGGGAAAAAGTACAGATGAACTCGTTGCACTCGCTACCGCTATTACTGAAAATCCGAGTAAACGCGAAATGGACATGCTTCTAACAACTGGTGAACAAGTAACCATTTCCCTATTAACAATGGCACTGCAAGCAAAAGGATACAATGCTATTTCACTAACTGGTTGGCAAGCTGGTATTACTACAGAATCTGTGCATAGTAGCGCACGGATTACTGATATTCATACAGAACGCATTCAATCATATTTACAAGAAGGAACAATTGTAATTGTCGCTGGGTTCCAAGGATTAAGCGAAGAAAACGAAATTACAACTCTTGGTCGTGGTGGTTCTGATACAACTGCTGTAGCCTTAGCAGCTGCGCTTAAAGCCAAAAAATGTGATATTTATACAGATGTAACAGGCGTATACACGACTGATCCACGCGTTGTAAAAGATGCTTATAAATTAGATGAAATTTCTTATGATGAAATGTTAGAACTCGCAAATCTTGGGGCTGGTGTACTGCACCCACGTGCTGTTGAATTCGCTAAAAATCATAACGTCGTTTTAGAAGTTCGTTCAAGTATGGAACAAGAAAATGGAACTATTGTAAGGGGAGAATGTAACATGGAACAACAATCAATCGTAAAAGGTATTGCATTTGAAGATAATATTACACGTGTAACAATTAAAGGATTAGAACAAGGATCACTTTCAACTGTTTTCTCTACATTGGCTACTGCTCACATTAATGTTGATATCATTATTCAAAGCATTACAAATGAAGGTACTGTACATCTATCCTTCTCTATTCATTCGAGTGATTTAAAAGAAACATTAGAAGTATTAGAACAAAATGAAGAAACGCTTCATTATGAATCTGTAGAATATGAAAATCATCTAGCTAAAGTATCTATTGTTGGATCTGGTATGGTATCCAATCCAGGTGTTGCCGCTGATATGTTCTCTACATTAAAAAACGAAAATATTCATATTAAAATGGTAAGTACATCTGAAATTAAAGTATCTGTTGTCATTGATCGCCTCCATTTAGTAGATGGTGTAGAAGCACTTCATCAATCATTTATGGCAAAAATTGAACCATTAGTACAAATGCACTAA
- a CDS encoding DoxX-like family protein: MKKQKPIYVQTEMETRMDELWKYTQNPTLHTEWDARFTEISYLEKQENAPQRFLYKTKIGFGLEIAGEGESVGELQKETGERISSLKFWTYSELSLIKIGRGYWKYTPNGKNICFETQYDYETRFRGVGRIIDSYVFRPLLGWATAWSFDALKLWLEKGLHPRLLIRKTIMYWLTCFLLAFVWGYQGLVPKVLFAHPEEIRMLSALIGLSENSILTLKIIGFLEIGFGIIWLLPFEKSRLFLFHIFILIGLAVAAGLTNILSFIQPFNPITLNLILIGLSVIGYINSGDLPRAKNCKRKRKG; the protein is encoded by the coding sequence GTGAAGAAGCAGAAACCGATTTATGTTCAAACAGAAATGGAAACAAGGATGGACGAATTATGGAAGTATACACAAAATCCAACGTTACATACAGAGTGGGATGCTCGTTTTACTGAAATATCATATTTGGAGAAACAAGAAAACGCACCACAACGCTTTTTATACAAAACGAAAATTGGCTTTGGACTTGAAATAGCTGGTGAAGGGGAATCGGTAGGGGAATTACAAAAGGAAACAGGAGAAAGAATATCTTCACTAAAATTTTGGACATACAGTGAACTTTCATTGATAAAAATAGGAAGGGGCTATTGGAAATATACACCGAATGGAAAAAATATTTGTTTTGAAACGCAGTATGATTATGAGACGAGGTTTAGAGGTGTAGGGAGAATTATAGATTCATATGTATTTCGGCCGCTATTAGGGTGGGCTACAGCATGGAGTTTTGACGCTTTAAAGTTATGGCTAGAAAAGGGACTGCATCCCCGCTTATTAATAAGAAAAACGATTATGTATTGGCTTACGTGTTTCTTACTAGCATTTGTATGGGGGTATCAAGGGCTTGTACCTAAAGTGCTTTTTGCTCATCCGGAAGAAATCAGGATGCTTTCTGCACTTATTGGTTTAAGCGAAAATAGCATTCTTACTCTTAAAATAATTGGTTTTTTAGAAATAGGATTCGGGATCATATGGTTGTTGCCATTTGAAAAAAGTAGATTGTTTTTATTTCATATTTTTATTCTAATAGGCTTGGCCGTTGCAGCAGGGCTCACAAATATTTTAAGTTTTATCCAACCATTTAACCCCATCACCTTAAATCTTATATTAATTGGATTATCAGTTATTGGTTATATAAACAGTGGTGATTTACCAAGAGCGAAAAATTGTAAGAGAAAAAGAAAGGGGTAA
- a CDS encoding DUF4166 domain-containing protein, which yields MASIYERLLGESYQQLHPKLQKRYAITENNHFIGEGKMDEIDEGSFLVKMLLRVASKFRMFFSERGKEVPFTIHNTAEKDAKGNVFVRWNRMFQFGNKKRYFNAVMYLDTKQNEIIDYFGEPHLLVSTLAFYVDKVGAMHISSKKQWFYILGKKIPLPKFLYGEAKITESYDDALNCYKIHVQVRNPLLGLLFSYEGTFIERDQNR from the coding sequence GTGGCTAGCATCTATGAACGATTATTAGGAGAATCTTATCAGCAGCTACATCCAAAATTACAAAAACGTTATGCAATTACGGAAAACAATCATTTTATAGGTGAAGGGAAAATGGATGAAATTGATGAAGGATCATTTCTTGTCAAAATGCTTTTAAGAGTTGCATCGAAGTTTCGCATGTTCTTTTCAGAAAGAGGAAAAGAAGTGCCGTTTACGATACATAATACTGCTGAAAAGGATGCGAAAGGAAATGTTTTTGTAAGGTGGAATCGAATGTTTCAGTTCGGTAACAAAAAACGTTACTTCAATGCTGTTATGTACTTGGATACGAAGCAGAATGAAATTATTGATTACTTTGGTGAACCGCATTTGCTTGTATCAACACTGGCATTTTATGTTGATAAAGTAGGGGCAATGCATATCTCATCAAAAAAACAATGGTTTTACATACTTGGGAAGAAAATACCATTACCGAAATTTTTATATGGAGAGGCGAAAATTACAGAGAGCTATGATGATGCCTTAAATTGTTATAAAATTCATGTTCAAGTACGAAATCCCTTACTTGGCCTGCTTTTTTCTTATGAGGGAACGTTTATAGAAAGGGATCAAAACAGATGA
- a CDS encoding YndJ family protein: MKNIVVGLICYMIFLILEWSKLNPIESIILLSILLFIPMSLCIIDKEKRDGSQVLFYKTVSLLYPVAAISAMLAFITDYFLFAMIWFIYTGIIALFGVSRLLERGRKPLEETAIDSGFIYLFLGGFWFFASVTNLSIMQFSSDIVLLTAAHFHYSAFLLPLSVGLLGRKQQRKSKLYRVVTFIIIISPMTVAIGITYSRTFEFFAVLVYLISLYAYGIYVWKTKFTSIIAKILLIISSSTLMITILFSLVYSYGNFKQVMTITIAQMVWIHGVVNGFGVALPAVVAWMLERNVPAYIHYGKPMSRMKGKMNVEGTNVVEEKIYTGLVNQMSDFHSMQFDERKVAPLIIDFYEHTKNYQLKANITWSRWFRPFAFLYEKVSRHMQQIHLGMGNRWEVMHGNIITIKDERDGREDVRAWIRKNEHDETIFVALYSQHTYNGETYMNIALPLPYSNMTGILKLRNDNKDLIITSQLRKSTKGDEGIYLHTRFFTLRLPLAETFTIKEENDKTLTAHHQMWMFGVSFLEIDYEIERAKESRH; this comes from the coding sequence ATGAAAAATATAGTTGTTGGACTTATTTGTTATATGATTTTTCTTATATTAGAATGGTCGAAACTAAATCCTATAGAATCAATTATATTGCTATCTATTCTTCTATTCATACCAATGTCACTTTGTATTATTGATAAGGAGAAAAGAGATGGGTCTCAGGTTTTATTTTATAAAACGGTATCGTTACTTTATCCAGTTGCTGCAATCAGTGCGATGCTTGCCTTTATAACAGATTATTTTTTATTTGCAATGATTTGGTTTATATATACAGGCATTATTGCATTATTCGGCGTAAGTAGGTTATTAGAAAGAGGACGGAAGCCGTTAGAAGAGACTGCAATTGATAGTGGGTTTATTTATTTGTTTTTAGGGGGTTTTTGGTTCTTTGCCTCTGTAACAAATCTATCAATTATGCAGTTTAGTTCTGACATCGTTTTACTTACGGCAGCTCACTTTCATTATTCAGCATTTTTACTTCCTTTATCTGTAGGATTACTCGGAAGAAAGCAACAAAGGAAAAGTAAATTATATAGGGTTGTTACATTTATTATTATAATCTCACCGATGACGGTGGCGATTGGTATTACGTATTCAAGGACATTCGAATTTTTTGCCGTATTAGTCTATCTCATTTCACTTTATGCCTATGGTATTTATGTATGGAAAACAAAATTTACTTCGATAATTGCAAAAATACTTCTAATCATTTCATCGAGTACACTTATGATAACGATTTTGTTTTCACTCGTATACTCATATGGAAACTTCAAACAAGTTATGACGATCACCATTGCACAAATGGTTTGGATTCATGGTGTTGTGAATGGCTTTGGGGTAGCATTGCCTGCCGTTGTTGCTTGGATGCTTGAAAGGAATGTGCCAGCTTACATTCATTATGGAAAACCGATGAGTCGTATGAAGGGGAAAATGAATGTGGAAGGAACGAATGTCGTAGAAGAGAAGATATATACAGGTCTTGTAAATCAAATGAGTGATTTTCATAGTATGCAGTTTGATGAAAGAAAAGTAGCTCCACTTATCATAGATTTTTATGAGCATACGAAAAATTATCAATTAAAAGCAAATATTACGTGGTCTCGCTGGTTTCGTCCCTTTGCCTTTCTCTATGAAAAAGTTAGTAGACATATGCAACAAATTCATTTAGGAATGGGAAATAGATGGGAAGTGATGCATGGGAATATCATTACGATAAAAGATGAGCGAGATGGTAGAGAAGATGTGAGGGCATGGATCAGAAAAAATGAGCATGATGAAACAATTTTTGTAGCCCTTTACTCGCAGCATACATATAACGGAGAGACATATATGAATATTGCGTTGCCATTACCATATTCGAATATGACAGGTATTTTAAAATTACGTAATGATAACAAGGATCTTATCATTACTAGCCAGTTAAGAAAAAGCACAAAAGGAGACGAAGGGATTTATTTACATACTCGTTTCTTTACGCTTCGATTACCATTAGCTGAGACGTTTACGATAAAAGAAGAAAATGATAAGACTTTGACAGCGCATCATCAAATGTGGATGTTTGGTGTGAGTTTTTTAGAGATTGATTATGAGATTGAGAGAGCGAAGGAGAGTAGACATTAA
- a CDS encoding MFS transporter has product MQGEVQTENKGSYVSNLLLPVTKSRYFTFLWIGQLLSVLGSSITMVILPVVVYTLTGSTVVMGMTMAMYMLPNILVLPFSGLIVDRINRVKLMLCTDIVRCILMITLAVLMFTDTLTITILYVLVAIYGLMEGLFQPAYAAVRARVFVPEIRNAANALTQMSNQGVRLIGPALGGLIVSVASAGIGFGLDALTYLLSFICLLFLKDVTAKKVQEQTNQKMNFKKDFTEGIVVLKSHPWLWITILAFSFINICYAGIIVVLIPWLFNVHHQFEPFVYGLGMACSGAGAVVAALIFGGRQRWHKRGLLAYGGVLISGMSLLLMPFVSWAPGLIGLMALEGFGIMIFGLIWETSLQELVPEEAFGRVASLDMLGSFALLPLGYLVVGWLANIIGGTVTVTILAIAAIAVVVIALLVPSIRQFD; this is encoded by the coding sequence ATGCAAGGAGAGGTACAAACGGAAAATAAGGGGAGTTATGTAAGTAATTTATTGTTACCTGTTACAAAATCACGCTATTTTACTTTTTTATGGATCGGGCAACTTCTTTCCGTTCTAGGAAGCTCTATTACAATGGTAATTCTTCCAGTAGTCGTATATACGTTAACAGGTTCAACAGTTGTTATGGGAATGACGATGGCTATGTATATGCTACCGAATATTCTTGTCTTACCGTTTTCTGGATTAATCGTTGATCGTATAAATCGAGTTAAGTTAATGTTATGTACGGATATTGTTCGGTGCATATTGATGATAACACTTGCGGTGCTTATGTTTACAGATACTTTAACAATCACGATTTTATATGTACTAGTAGCAATATATGGACTAATGGAAGGGTTATTTCAACCGGCATATGCAGCAGTGCGAGCAAGGGTATTTGTGCCAGAAATTCGGAATGCCGCTAACGCATTAACGCAAATGAGTAACCAAGGCGTTCGTTTAATAGGTCCAGCGCTTGGTGGTCTTATTGTTTCGGTTGCATCGGCGGGAATTGGATTTGGTTTAGATGCATTGACCTATTTGCTGTCTTTTATTTGTTTATTGTTTTTAAAGGATGTAACGGCTAAAAAAGTACAGGAACAGACAAATCAAAAAATGAATTTCAAAAAAGATTTTACAGAAGGCATTGTTGTCTTAAAAAGCCATCCCTGGCTTTGGATTACAATTTTAGCATTTTCATTTATTAATATTTGTTACGCGGGAATTATCGTTGTATTAATCCCTTGGTTATTTAATGTACATCATCAGTTTGAACCGTTCGTCTATGGACTTGGAATGGCGTGTTCTGGAGCTGGGGCTGTTGTGGCAGCTCTTATTTTTGGCGGGAGACAGAGGTGGCATAAACGAGGATTGCTTGCCTATGGAGGTGTCCTTATTAGTGGGATGTCACTTTTACTAATGCCTTTTGTTTCATGGGCTCCAGGATTAATAGGGTTAATGGCATTAGAAGGGTTTGGGATTATGATTTTTGGCCTAATATGGGAAACGAGCTTACAAGAACTTGTGCCAGAAGAAGCGTTTGGAAGAGTAGCAAGTCTTGATATGTTAGGATCGTTTGCATTATTACCGTTAGGTTATTTAGTTGTCGGCTGGTTGGCGAATATAATTGGTGGTACTGTGACGGTTACGATTTTAGCCATTGCAGCAATTGCCGTAGTAGTAATCGCACTACTTGTTCCGAGTATTCGCCAATTTGATTAA
- a CDS encoding PadR family transcriptional regulator: protein MKGRDVVLGLLMEKELSGYDIKIVFEDVFTHFFDGSFGMIYPTLRQLEKEGKIKKEVIMQEGKPNKKMYFITDEGREEFYQYMKTDVEKDVLRSDFLMRMYFGNYADGETMKRWIEEEIERKEAYIADLRLKYEKWREGITFVEEISLDVGIASYAAQVETLKKKLVQLTLGERF, encoded by the coding sequence ATGAAAGGAAGAGACGTTGTTTTAGGGTTATTGATGGAAAAAGAGTTGTCTGGCTATGACATAAAAATTGTATTTGAAGATGTGTTCACTCATTTCTTTGATGGAAGCTTCGGTATGATTTATCCAACTTTAAGACAGTTAGAGAAGGAAGGGAAAATTAAAAAGGAGGTTATAATGCAAGAAGGAAAGCCAAATAAGAAGATGTACTTCATAACGGATGAAGGAAGAGAAGAGTTTTATCAATATATGAAGACTGATGTAGAGAAGGATGTGTTACGTTCGGACTTTTTAATGCGAATGTATTTTGGTAATTATGCTGATGGAGAGACAATGAAGAGATGGATTGAAGAAGAAATTGAAAGGAAAGAAGCATATATTGCAGATCTTCGCTTGAAATATGAGAAATGGAGAGAGGGTATAACATTTGTAGAGGAGATTTCGCTCGATGTTGGTATTGCATCGTATGCTGCGCAAGTTGAGACATTAAAGAAGAAATTAGTCCAGCTTACATTAGGAGAAAGGTTTTAA
- a CDS encoding SMI1/KNR4 family protein, which translates to MVYKDIIKKIHDAPTDYDFSKLATSIIDDESILDGVPQDYIIFLKEIGYGSVFDSYFMFYGGLIETDEIYDADDNPELKNVLLFGDNFAGDAIGFHTTNNWGIVEIWHEDLSIVPRKEKSFTELVQNIFSKEL; encoded by the coding sequence ATGGTATACAAAGATATTATAAAAAAGATTCATGATGCACCAACTGACTATGATTTTAGTAAATTAGCTACTTCCATTATTGATGACGAATCCATCCTTGATGGTGTACCTCAAGATTATATTATCTTCTTAAAGGAAATCGGATATGGATCTGTTTTTGATTCCTATTTTATGTTCTACGGAGGACTTATTGAAACAGATGAAATATATGATGCGGATGACAATCCAGAACTGAAAAATGTTTTACTATTTGGTGATAACTTTGCCGGTGATGCAATAGGCTTTCACACTACAAATAACTGGGGAATCGTTGAGATTTGGCATGAAGACTTATCAATTGTACCAAGGAAAGAAAAGAGTTTTACAGAATTGGTTCAAAACATATTTTCGAAAGAGCTTTAA